In Podarcis raffonei isolate rPodRaf1 chromosome 8, rPodRaf1.pri, whole genome shotgun sequence, the genomic window GGGCAAGACCCTTTGGCCAATGCAGGCTCCTCTCATCTCTCTCTGCTCCTTACGGCCAAGAAACTAGCCTATCTCACTGGACATCAAACCATCTATCCTCGTGCAACCCCTAAGCCCCACTACATATTCCTTCCCCTGAATCTTTCTACATCTAACCATCTTCCCCACCTTTCATTCTCAAAGGTACTTCCTCTTCACATGTGGTGCAATCCTTTAAAGAATTTTGTCGTTGTTAGGGTTGCAACATTGACAACATTTATCTTTTGCTAGACTAAGGTGATGTAGTTTTGTTACTAGCATGCTTCCAAGCCTGTGGCGGTTAGGGGAGGGTTGTTTTGTTCTGTCTTTATAGTAGAATTTctttatgtttatgttttaaaCATGCCATAAGTCACTCGGAAACCTTCAGTTAACAAGCAACTGGCAATTttaaatggtacagtggtactttgattctcgaacggcttagttgtcgaacaaatcggtttccaaacgccgaaaacccggaagtaagtgctctggtttgtgaatgtttttttggaagccaaacatccaaggcagcttccaattgagtgcaggaagctcctgcagccaatcggaagccacgccttggtttttgaatggtttcaggagtcgattgcactcccggaatggattaaatttgagaacccggagacagtccccagatttacaaatcggTCCCCTTACAAAATCCTATGATTCCAACTCATTTCAATGAAgagtccccagattcattgaaaaaaaatctggtaaccttactgcaGAAGCCGTAGCTGCCCCATTCTAACTCCCCACCCATGACTGATCCAGCAAATGCCTTTTTCTCCCTGGGTGGGCCCTGAATACTTATACCAGGTGAGTgatatgtgctggaagccccAAAAGCTAGTTGCAAAACAGTGACCCCACAGAACAGCAGATGAAGGATTGACCACTCTTAGAATCCATCGAACTTACACAAAGGTCCTGGGGGAAAGGTGCATAAGTGAGTCTATGGGCAAGATGGTGGTGTTGGTCACTGCGGTTTTCAGGACTCAACTAGGGATGGGCTGCAGCTCAGGAACAGAGCCTCTGCtcggcatgcagaaggttccagattcagttCTCGGCATCTCCAAATAGGGCTGGGAAaagctctgtctgaaaccctgcaaagccactgtcaatcagtgtagacagcactaaaCTGGACGGAacaatgcagtggcgtagcgtgggggtgcagggggggccggccgcaccgggcgcaacatctgggggttagggttagggggcgcaaatccacaggttagggggcgcaaatccacaggttagggggggcaaattacttgccttgccccgggtgctgacaacccacgctacgccactggaacaatggtctgacctgttataaggcagctttctatgttcctgtgGAGGGGAGCCTCATTTACCAAACGTTTCTATGCTTaaagtttccattttaaaatgtgtctccTTTATAACGGCAATAAATTTATAAGCAAGGTTAAAACCTTTTCATTTGCTCAGGTGTTTGGGCCACGGACATTTGGGTGTGGTTTGATTGACATAATCACAGCTGGTTTTTGCCGTAGTTTTTATTATGATATTGTAGTTCTAAAAATGCCCTTTGTTCTATGGTTTATTTGTACTTTTCAATTAGCCACTCTGTGACTGAGGATGCAGGAAGGAGATGATAGAAAAGCACTGAGACAAACAAACCAAGGCCATTATCTGCTTTGTGGCCACATAGCTACTAGATGACAGTAAAGGTGACCCATATTATATGATTTTATAAGGTTAACAGGAGTGGGTGTGGCAAACTGGTTGTGAGGTCGGGAACTGCATATAAAAgctaaagaaacacacacacacacactatatccaatgttaataataataataataataataataataataataataatttataatttgtaccccacccatctgactgggtcattACTCACagcagacccaatgaaattaatgggatgATTAACTTGGGTCCGTTCATCTCAGTGGGATTACTCTGAGTGGAAATTGTTGGGTACAGCCTAATCATACAGTGAATTACAGCTGGACAGCTCCCCTGAAAATATAGACTTAGGTAAGTTTGCATAAGGGActtgggtggccctgtggtctaaaccactgggtcTCTTGGGCTTCCCAGTCAGAAGGTCGATGggtcgaatccctgcaatggggtgagctcctgttactcagtcccagcacctgccaatctagcagttcaaaagtacaccaaaaagtgcaagtagataaataggtaccgctccggcgggagggtaaatggtgtttccgtgcactgctctggttcgccagaagtggcttaatcatgctggccacatgacccagaagctgtatgccagctccctcggccaataaagcgagatgagcgccgcaaccccagagtcggtcatgactggacctaatggtcaggagtccctttacctttacctttacctttattatatgTGGTGGCTATGTAAGAtgataaaagacttctgggaaattatatataatgaattggaaaaaaatgttgaaaataacttttcctaagaaaccataagcttttcttttaggtattaTAGAACCAGAGATCCCGAAGTACCAGACGAAACTATTTATGTACAAGACCATGGCTGCACGGACTCTGTTAGCCCAGAAAGGGAAAGCTGGTACAACTCCAAAcaaggaagagtggcagacaaaattgatgaactatgccgagATAACGAAGCTTACAGAAAGAATTAGTCACCAGGAAGAGTAGGTCTATAATAAATGGGGAATGTTTatgatttatttgaaaagctatcGTAAACAAtgacatacattggtaggattgacagaaaacttgtagtaaaaaaacTGAACTATGGATTGACaaaggatttataaaaatagagttatgaaagagatgcagagggggaaatcattacattaagatccacaatgggggggggagtcaaaaaGGATTATATGTTAAATACATAAACATATTATCCtttttgtttaaatgaatataattcatttgtttatgtaaaatagaaaatgcaaaaaataattattataaaatagtaaaaacaaaatCACTCCCAGTTCCAGCTTCCATTGATTCCTGCTTGATGTTGCCATGTTCTGATACTGCTAGACACCGCAGTGGAAAATAACACATGGGCACCTGCACACTTTGGGAGATCTGAGGTCTTCTTCTCTGTAAAGCCTTTGGTCTGCTTATGGCTTTTCATTAGCCACATGGGAAGGATGGACTATTTAAGTGTGGTTCCCCTGGACCCTTTTGCTGGAGGGAAATCAAGCAAAGTTCATCGCAAGGAGGAGCCCAACCAAGGCTCGAAGGAAGAGTCCAAAGAATTGTGGAGCGGCACAAACCATGAAAGAAGCAAGCTGGCAATCACCTCTTGCGGTCACAACAAGCATGGAAGTATGGAAAACACCTTCATAATGAGCATCACAGAAAGCTTTGTTCACACAGCCCTTGAAGGCAATTACAATCACCAAGACAGGAGATCCTGCAGGGACAAAGGAAGGAGAAGGCAGCCAGCACCAGAGGAATCCCAGCATCCCGTGATTAGGAAGAATTTGCTGCAGTCCACCTTATTCAGCAAGCCAAATTAATTTGCAACTATCCCCGTCGGCGAACCCTGAAAGCTTAATCGTGGCCGGTTTGAAAATGGAGGAATCGGTTCCTTCTGCTTTCCCTGCAAGAAGGATCCTGTCTCTGCTACAAGAGGGGCAGGGTCAATTCCCTTTGTGGTGTAGGCTGCTGAGGAGTCCTGTCTACATGCGCCAGTTCCCCGCTCCCTGTGAAACTGGATGGGTAGTCTGTCAGCAGAGTCTGGCACTCTGTGGAGAACTTGAGCAGTGCAGCTCTAGCACCTCCAAGTCCATCCTAGTGGGAGGCTGACCCAGAAACCGCAGCAACCAACCCAGCGTGGACTTGAGCATCCTCAAGGCCTGTAACTCTGGGCTCCATGTGCTTGGCTGctcctgaattgcagggagttAGGCTAGGTGACCCCTTGGGCCCCtttcagctctatgattctatgagtccatTGGAAATTTTGCAATTCTCTAAAAGTTGTGATACAGGCCTCATCCAAGAAAAACACATCAACttgtgggtgggggggagcacactttaaaaatacattgtttaATGAAATTTAAAAGTGTGTGCATTGAGATAAAATTTTATTGTGAGTGAAACGTAATATGCATTCAATTAtcactatttgcatttttttaaaaataacagacCAGTGCAGAAACAGACAGCCTTAAGAATAAATACACGCAGAATGGAAATGGACCCAAAATGTAGACCCAAAATGGAAATGGACCCAATCCATACCCCTGAAATAGCTTGTTAAGGACATTATGCCATCTCGCTTGCGGAAACTGGAGAGTGTCTAGTTTCTCTTAGAGTCCCAGCTATGCATGGTGACAGAAAAAGGTGCCACGTTTTAAAAGGACTCAATTTTGCCTGCAAATGAAGAACTGCAAGTTTACATGCAGTGCCCTCCTGATTTTTCCTGTGGCTTGAATTCAAGCATGGAAGATTCTTCCTTTTCAGCCACAGATTGAAGTTACTTCATGTCACATGATGTCAGGCAATATGACAGATGGGTGATTCCACCCACCCATCAAAGTGACCTGTTGAGGGGCTGACCATTTCTGGATCCAGACCTTCAGCCAAAtccagttccccagccctgccttacAGGGGTCTGAGATGAACCCTTTTCAAGATTCTGGTTGAATGTGTGAGGATTCAATCTGTGGCCCCAACATTCCCATGTATGCCAGCCTAGCCTCTTCCTCTCCCAAGATTCACTGAGTTTGGCTTCTGTTTTTGCTTAGCATTGCCAAGTTTTGATTGTTCAATTCTGTAAAAGAGAGGCAGACAATCTGTGGCaaggggaggttttttttttttttgagaatatTGGAAGAGAGCTTGGGAGGGATTTGGGGAAGGCACATGCCACACTAGTAGCCTCATGTACACCTGATGTCCCTATGTATTTGACCAGAATAGCTCCATAAGACAGATCCTCACAAACACCCTGGTAGATAAGTTCTGTACCAATGAAATTTCTGGACTTGAGTGTGGTCTGGGTGAAAGGAGGTGGGAATGAGGAAGAGATAAATTACCAGCAAATATAGGGGATGGAACCTCTGCGACACCAGACACATCGGAACAATAGTGCTGGTCTCCCTCGCAGTTGGCAACCACTTCAGCAAAGCATCGATTTCTGTTGATAGCAAAGCACCCTTGACATTTCCTCCCATTGGCCGTCATGTTTACATCTGGCACTGTGAAGGGGGTAAACGGAGAGAGTCAGGTTAGAAGGAGAACAGGCAAAAGTGGCAAGGAGGGAAATCGCAGGCATCAAATGCTTGCTCAGCCAGACTCCTTTCTCAGTCCCTTCCATGCTAGGAGAGATTATGTCCATGATCATTCTTGCTTTGTTACTTGGGAATATCACAGCATTCATAGCAGGGAGGGGGAACTGGTCTCCCTCAAACTGTTGCAGCACCCTAGAAACAACTGAAGGGCCACAAAGCCACAAACCGTGTTTTACAGAGAAGAGTCCATGACTGCACAAGAGTGGCAATGGCCTACCTATAGTCTCTGAGGTTAAACCTCTTCAGGGAACTGGCGGAATGTGAGAGGACTCAAACTGTGGTCCCAACATTTGCAGGCATGATGGCCTAGACCACAAATGTCTGAGGGAGATTATTACTATAGCAGGATAGTGAGTATTCTCCCTTCAGCCAGAATCCTATGTAGGGTTTCTACTTGCCAGGAGTTTCTAGCTAGGTTCAGTTGAATGCCATGTGAGCCCCCTTTAGACATTTGCACTGACTGTGTGGAGGTTGAGAGAGGACACACTGGAACAGTGCAGATGGGGGTCCCTGATGGAGGTGCTGGTGAGCTAGCTCTCTCCCAGACCCTAACACACTTGGAGTCCTCATATCATTGTCAGAGGCAGGAATAGGGCTGCAGCCTTGTCAGCCTTGTGGGAAACTGCTATTACACTCATTAATGCGGTTAGAATTTggggtgcaggtggcactgtggtctaaaccgctgagcctctttgggttgctggcggttcgaatccgtgcaacagggtgagctcccgttgctctgtaccagctcctgccaacctagcggttcgaaagcattcCTGctcgagtagataaataggtaccactgtggtgggaaagtaaatggggCCACACACATGAAGGCATTGGGGGCCATGTCATTGTGCCTGCCACAGTCCCCATGCACATATGTATCCACCTAAATTCCTGAAGAGGACAATGGTCTCATCACATTGCCTTTCAGAATGCTGCTTTCAGAGATTTTAACAGCTGCTACTTATGATAACTTTGCATTGCACCTACTGTCTAAGGCAGCATGCTCTGAATAAGGATGGGTGTAGCAGTCAATTTCAAATTATCtctctttcttatttttccaatcttaatttcagttccCCACATGTCCACATCAGTTCTGAATTTATTTTAGCAATGCATAAAGTTTTATTgcgctagccaaaggccatggcatcactcaaagaaaggaaaacaaaaaggggggaggaatcaGCAGTCACTACATATGCAGTAGAACCACAATAGAATCCACCAAAATTCCTTGTTACACGTTCTCAAATAAAATGTGCAaatggttattttaaaaaaaaacaactttcattttagtgcagatttctgCTGATGTATTTTATCTCATAAAATATTGCACCACTTGGTTGAGGGGGGGACAGGAcctaaaaagataaagcaataaaatcaaggggggggatacaaccctactttaaaacaaactaaagcagattaaaactacctcaactttctaagcatctgggtagatgTCGCTGTTTTCGGCAGGCACTGTCAGGAATACAGTGAGtttgcctgcttgatctcaagatAGAGCTATGCAGCTTATTACAACTAGAATGCAGGAGTTTATGTGCAAATATACAGTAGCAAGTGCCCTTTGTCctcgatacgatacgatatgataatctttattttcTGGGTTTCAGAATGAACTACCAGGGACATATGCAGAGAGAATAAAATAGCATAAAAAATAAATTCCCACCTCAAAACATTAGCTGGCACCCCTCCTAACTACAGAGAGGAGTTGGAGGGTAACAAATGATGCAGTTTAAGGTGATATGATACACAGTTTGGACAACATAAGGGTATAGAAATGCATAAAATACTTGGTGGAGCAGCCTTATTGCAGCCATTCCCCTTGCAACAGGAAACCTTGGTGAACACTGTTTCTCCTTCAGCAAATTTAATGGCTGTGAAGCCTTCATAGCAGCTAGTGGATTGCTTGCAGGTTTTCAGCACGTATTGTTGTCCTGCAaggattttaaagagagagagagagagagagagagagagagaggaagagagagaatttTAAATCGAAGGGGAGGACATGATGTGGACAGGCTCTGATCATTGGTGTAGTGGTAAATGTTTAAGTGCAGGAGCTCATAATGCTGAAGGCAGGCATCTGTGTTGTTCTAATATAtctttatatattatatacatattGGGTAGGGGGGCACTGAGCTTTGGTTCAATTCTAGGCACTTTGTGAATAGGCTGCCTTGGCTAAAGGTGCTCCATAGATTGCCTGCTTTGACTTATCTATCTGAATCCACTTCATTCAACAGAAGTGGGTAACATTTGCAGGCATGGTTGCTCCTGCAGAGCAGATAGTGCCTGTCAAATTATAGGCAAATAAGTCTGGGGACATTTGTGCTGCacacctttcctttccttattttaaaagggattatatcttttttctttctgtgaAGAACTGGATGGAATTTGCAGGCAAAGGCTGCCCTTTCCAAGGGCATGAATCCTGGCAAATTTTGGAAGGATAGCTGCAGTAGTTTCCCCCCCAAAGGGCAGCTGTTATAGCTTTGGGATCTGCTCAATCATCTCCCACTTTTACTATTGGGAAGTAGAAATGGCTATAACTTTCCTGCatttgacagaagtggatgaaatttgctaGCATCATAGCCCTTTCTGAAGGGAAAAAGGCTGCCAAAGTATAGGCAAATAAGTTCAGGTGCCTTTGTTCTGGACACttctaaattaataataattaaggagCCATATCTAGCTTGGGTGTCGTTTCAAACTGCCACCACACTGAATGCCCAATTCTTATATTCTGCAGAACAAACCTTCTGATAAGACAGTATCTGTAGAAAGCCCTCTTCTGCAGAGCGCAGTGTTGCATTGGGTATATTATAGGTGAGACTATCTTTAAGGTATCTTAGTCCCAAGCTGTGAGCTAAGAACTCTTTAATATCACAGCTGCAGAATTAGGACCAGTGGTCACTGAACCCTGTCAGTGGTTGTTGATCTCTTGCACATACCTCTAATGTTGTATGATTGAACAATGGCACAACTGTCAAAAATAGATGAACATTTCTTCAAAGTTCCAGAGCAATCCAGTCCAATGTCATTACAAATCCAGCACTCCAAAGACAGCCCTAAAAGCAGGAGTGGAAGAAGAATCATCAAGATCCATTATTGTTGCTTGTTACCGTTAATATTTGAATTGGCAGTACTTAACCACATAGCATCATTATATTTTAATAGCAAGCTGCTTCCAAGTCCAGGTGAGCAATAGCTCCTAAAAGTGCAGGCACAGTCAGGTGCCAGACACTGAAGTGCCAGCCTAAAGAACCGGGTCTCTCTGGTATTGAGGGAAGCTCCTCCTCATGAGTAGATCAAACTCCACAGGTGATGTGGGCCTTTGATTATCAAGgttctagaaaccaagccttaggataAACGGTTGATAGAgctgggtacgtttagcctggaaaataggagactgagaggagatatgataaccatctccaaatatctcaagggctatcacaaGGAGGATGGAACAGGCTTGTTTTCTACTACTCAGGAGGGTAggtctcaaaccaatggcttcaagttacaagaaaggagattccaactaaacatcaagaaaaactttctgatagtaagagctgttcagcagtggaacagactcctacaagaagtggtggactctccttccttgggggtttttaagcagaggttggatgcccgtctgtcatggatgctttagctgagattcctgcattgcgggaggTTGGACGATGACCCTTGGGGAaaccaactctagaattctatgcttctatgattggCCGGTTTGTTGTAAGTTGCTTCGGGCAAGAGAAAGTGGCTAGAAATTAATAACAATCATCATCCAGATTGTCTGCTGCCATCTGCTGCCATTTAGTTGCTTTGCTCTGGGTGGGGCTCAGATGGCTCATGGCCAAAGAACTCCAGTTGCTGGAGTGTTGGAACAATATCTTTGCACAAGTTGCCAGACATGTGACCGAGCTTTCCTGTGTTTTGACCTTGTGCTTGTTGTAACCGAAGCAAGAccacctccacctccattgtAACTGAAGAATGCCATCTTGAGCCAGACAGCTGCCATTTTGATATATCATAATCATTTATTCTTACTGTaatcagtaggctagtttctacatattATCCTACACTCTGTCCTCTATCCAGGGAAGAAGTGAAGTTGGGCCAATGAGGGTATAGCCATGGCCGATTTAGGGCGACAAAGGCAGTTCCccatggacgcgggtggtgctgtggtctaaaccactgagcctcttgggcttgccaatcagaaggttggcagtttgaatccccatgacggtgtGAGCTACTGTTGCTCtgccctagctcctgccaacctagcagttctaaagcataccAATGTGactagataaacaggtactgctgcagagggaaggtaaatgacgtttccatacgctctggcacttgtcagtGTCTCATGGCACcaaaagctgtttagtcatgctggccacatgacccagaaagctgtctgaggacaaacgcgggcttccttggcctgaagtgagatgagcgccgcaaccccagagtaattcgcgactggacttaactgtcaggagtccctttacctttaggcagttCCCCTACACACAGTGCCGAGTGGAGGGGGCACAAAgttgagtagataaataggtaccactccagcaggaaggtaaatggtgtttccatgtgctgctctggtttcggtgttccattgtgccagaagtggcttagtcatgctgaccaaatgacccagaaaaaatgtctgtggacaaacgccgcctccctcagcctgtaaagcaagatgagcaccgcaaccccagagtcgtccacaactggacttaactgtcaggagtccctttacctttaggcagttCCCCTGCACATGGTGCTGAGCggagggggcacaaaattgaaAAGAACtgtaactgagaagatccatttgggggcaccgAACGTTACCCAGACAGACACTGTTTTGATATATCATAACCAATTATTCTTATTGTAATCATGCTGAAATGCAATCTTACGagaggaacataaaaagagcagGCTGCAAAAAGGCATAAAGGAAAGTTTTAGAAGCATGCTAAGGCATGGCCTTTAAACAGGGAAATGCCTAGCTAGCTGAGGTGTGGAAAGAGCTGTCTTTGCAGTTAAGCTGGCAGTAAGACTGTATCACTGGGTGCCTTGCATGACTATATGACTATAAAAATGGTGCGTAAACAGAGATCAGGGTTCCAGCCTCtgatcactttccttattgcttGCTGTAATCTTTCCTGCTCAAGCAAGAAATAAAACTTTGCTTTTGGAAAATTCTCAGGCATCACACCTCATTGCTAGTGAGTAAAGGACTCAACTGTGCAATTAACATTTCGTGGGGTTTCCCCACATCAGAATATTTCTGGACCTTGCCTTTTGTGTTGTTCCTGTGTTTTGAGTTTGGACCATGACCAGAACTTGATTTCTTTGATTGCCCCTGTGTATGAATTTGGGACTGCTGAATTTGGTCTCATTTGCAGTCATTTGGGACAGCACCCAAATTTTGTATGGTGGGTTCTTGAGATGAGCAGGGGGTTTTTTTGTCAGTGCTTGGGTACAATCTGATGCAGCTTTGAAA contains:
- the LOC128418399 gene encoding phospholipase A2 inhibitor and Ly6/PLAUR domain-containing protein-like, with the protein product MHYLTLCWFNMGVLLFLACKGLSLECWICNDIGLDCSGTLKKCSSIFDSCAIVQSYNIRGQQYVLKTCKQSTSCYEGFTAIKFAEGETVFTKVSCCKGNGCNKAAPPMPDVNMTANGRKCQGCFAINRNRCFAEVVANCEGDQHYCSDVSGVAEVPSPIFAGSPVLVIVIAFKGCVNKAFCDAHYEGVFHTSMLVVTARGDCQLASFMVCAAPQFFGLFLRALVGLLLAMNFA